In Helianthus annuus cultivar XRQ/B chromosome 8, HanXRQr2.0-SUNRISE, whole genome shotgun sequence, a single genomic region encodes these proteins:
- the LOC110870440 gene encoding uncharacterized mitochondrial protein AtMg00810-like: protein MYDSKPVATPLSPYESFSANGVAHPDPILYRSLVGALQYLTITRPDLSYAVNQLSQFLHHPTLDHFQAVKRLLRYVKGTISFGLTYTRPHPPSVVGYSDADWARCLDTPCSTYGYSIFLGGNLVSWSAKKQPTVSRSSCESEYRAMANTVAELVWVLLNCRKPL, encoded by the coding sequence ATGTATGACTCCAAACCAGTCGCTACGCCTCTTTCACCATACGAATCTTTCTCGGCTAATGGTGTGGCTCACCCTGATCCTATTCTCTATCGCTCCTTGGTGGGGGCTTTGCAATACTTGACGATCACAAGGCCTGATTTGTCCTATGCAGTTAACCAACTTTCACAATTTTTGCATCATCCGactcttgatcattttcaagccGTCAAGCGTCTTCTTCGTTATGTGAAAGGGACGATCTCTTTTGGTCTCACCTACACTCGTCCTCATCCACCATCCGTTGTTGGTTACTCAGATGCCGACTGGGCTCGCTGTCTTGATACACCTTGCTCTACCTATGGTTACTCCATTTTTCTAGGAGGCAATTTAGTTTCTTGGAGTGCTAAGAAGCAGCCTACTGTCTCTAGATCCAGTTGTGAATCTGAATATCGTGCTATGGCCAACACTGTTGCCGAACTCGTTTGGGTTCTCCTCAATTGTAGGAAACCCTTGTAA